From Xyrauchen texanus isolate HMW12.3.18 chromosome 44, RBS_HiC_50CHRs, whole genome shotgun sequence:
CCCCTGAATACTGTATGCATTTTTTAAGTAACATGGCTCAACAGTTGTAGGGCTTGTGCACAGAGTATACAGTACAGTTATTGTACTGCTTGGATTGAGGACAAAGACAAGGGGAAGATGGCAGACTGGACACATGCAGTACACCCAGTCAGCCTTGTGGCCATCCCAAAGGGACAGTCCTACATGGAATGGGGACAACTACTGCTTGCAATAAACCACCCTGCCTGCTTCAAATGACCAATGCATAGAGATTCTTCAGTGCTTCCTACCATCTGCTTTTCTTGTGCTCTCCAGAGTTGGCCCACAGCCTGGGCATTTCCGCAGGCCTTCCTGTCCAGCCTGGGCTGCTGCTGCCTGGGCTTGCCAGCCCTTGTCATCCCTGCCTCCTGgatcctgctgtttctctgccccACATCTGTAGTTGGACTTGTCCCTCTTTCCTCCTCCTCCCAAAAACATCCTCTTGCAGGGAACGTGGTTCCTCTTCATTCGCCTCTTAAGTGTCGGTGGCCTCTGTGATCCCTCATCCTGGAGGGAAGCTACCGACAATAAATTCTATCTTCACACCCATTTTGTCAAATTTACCATAAACTctagactatacaaataaatCTATAGGATGCACCACATTCCCTTTATAATATGCTCCAATGTAAGAGTTGACATTAGGCCTgtcgtgattattaaataatcgtctgattATTTGAGATAACTGCGATTATTGTgtacttcaaattccaatcacgtAATTGATAAATAAGGGAATTGTAAGCGAATATATAACTGCCATGAGCGGcacacatttgtgtttcattTCCTGGTGTTATTGCATTATGTGAGGTAAGCACTCCAAATGAACTTAAACGGCCTCACTGATTCACACCGCGAAACGCACTCAGAGCAGCTCCTGAGGAGTGCATGAAGATCAACCACTGCTGAAGCACTCTGATGCACTGTCTGTGGAGGTTCGTGACAAACAAACTCCCATGAAAATATAAGCAAGGACTTTCATATAGTGAATGCAATGTGCTCTGGTTTCACTTTGCCATAATGGCAAACGTTCTTGGTCATTGTAGGTTCATACACGCACtgttaatgacacgcagtgacacagaggaggagGCGCCTGCTTACTCCATTTCTATGGAGATGATAGTATGAAGAAATACACTAACAGGCCAAACAAAAGTCAcaatacttaagagcctatgattggataattattgcagtgatgaatctgtttcagctggcaacaattcctTTAACCCTaattgatgcagtgtgtagcttctcatttcttaaacaaccatgtcggaagacttATCCCGTGGtcttggaaaagatgttactatgtttcagaaggggcaaattattggcctgcatcaaggataggatagtggtgaaccgtcagcttcgtggaagaaatgtggtcagaaaaaaatcttgaatgatcgtaaGTGGAGATCTCTTAAATGCTTGGTGAAGTCAAATCGTAAAAAAGTCggcagtagaactcacggctatgtttaataatgAAAGTCTTCCTTCATGTGAAAAAAGAGCTCATGGGTTTAATGAGAACcttaaaatataatgtgaaagtgaaaaaaaattaggatagaaatattttactattggataatttatcatattatattatattatctatTCAGGTTGGGTGGGTTCCAAAAACAACAGGgtaaatgtaaaatggaccaagactaaTGTTAACCAAAAAGAGACATAttaaaagtatttggaaatattttggtatataaaatataacctCGCgaccgacttcggataagcggttgaagatggatggatggaaaatatAACCTTTCATGTCATAATATTTTTCAAGTTAGAAAAGCCTTGAAGGAAATAATATATTCCTATTATTACAGAATATATGACAAGTTAAATAGGAATAAATTAAAATCTTAAGTATGACAATTTATTGTGAAAACCTAAAACAGGCAATCTTCAtatttgcaattatttgttttacaattatttttcagccaaatttcataatcatgacagccctatTATAAGttattattttcatgatattGTTCATGGCCTAGTGCACTGGATGTCACTCCCAACTACCTTTGCTTGAAAGTATTGGTCAACCTTTAAAGGAGAGCTAACGCTCCTGTTAATCTGCCAAGTGAGCCTGGTTATCAGCCAATGTGACAGTCCCCAAATTGCTAATTGATCAACCAGgccaaaatattgatatttacttCTGGTAAGTACCATTTACAATCTTGATGGGTTAACTATATTCTAAGAAAAACCCTGCTaagaacataaatgtaaatgcaaatgaagTCTGTGATGTGGACTCTTGTAGAGATGGGTGGGCTTAGGCTGTGGCAGTCATAACCAGATGTGACCGGTCTACAGTATTGTGTAAGTCCCAGTCTCTGATGTTTGCTCTCACTTTACAGCCACATGTGGTGGGGATGTAATCCCAAAAGATTGGAAATGATCTGATCTGAAGACTGAACATGCATCACATTGTCGCAGACGTGACGGGGTATTTGCTAACCCTGAATAGAGCCATGCAGTGACTGACACATGGAAATGTGAACGAACATAAAGGAACACAAAAACCTGTCCAATATATAGATATGCATACACAAATCTTTGTTCTTGAAAGTCAAGCAACACAACTTTGAGAATACATTTCTTGCGCAATAATGACTTGGCCCAGATAGACTTTTtagcattttctgtgctgattttaaGAGAATATCTGTGGAATGGTTTAAACGGAGCAGATAGTAATACACTGTTATTGGAGGTTCAAAgcatattcatccatccatccatccatcgtcaaccgcttatcctgtgtacagggtcgcgaaGCATATTCATATTAGACAAAATATTTACTAAACCAAAACTCAAGGGTAAGGAATTGtgtagaactttgtgaatgacaGGCATTCCAATTCTGCGGAAATCTGCTGAGCTTTCCATGTGGGCCTGATTTTGACACAtaaggaagaaagaaaaccaACCCAAAGACAAACTTTATTAGCATCACCATGTTGCTACTAGTCCTTTACCACACACAGACTCAGCCCCTTTACAATATCAATAAACAGCTTTCAAATAACTCTTGAATAACAGAGCTGTTATGAGCTCAGCCTCACAGATGTTTCTCCATACTAACTCTTCCGATATCTGTTCAGGATGTAATTGTCTTTGTTAAAATAACTGTAGATATATGAAATGGACACGCATGCTCAAAATCAGACTGTGAAGAAAGGCTGGGCTGCAGATTGTGTTCCGTATAATTGCTCTAGACGTTGTTTACCGAATTTTGTGTCTCACAATACTGGAAAATACAATACGTGGCCAAGAAATTCCCAAGCAATCTTCTAAATACAGATAcctgtatatgggagcagataGAAGAGGGATGCTGagtcttatatatttgtatatcttAGGCATGGGACATCAGGGAAtcctgtttatttgtgtgttagtTACGATGGATTTGTGCAGACAACCTTATAGACAGATAGGGACAACAAATGCACACACGTGAGTgtacatcatacacacacacacaatcaataaaTGAATTTAAGGTACATAGTAATTCCACAAACTGCTTTATTCGATGACGTTGCTTCGCATTTCACTGATAGGAGATTCTGGCACAGGGACTTGAATTCCTATCTATAAGGCTGACATACTGAATTTACCTCAAATCAGAGATCCCACGCTGGGCACTGGaaaatgtgttttacattttccttGAAAACAATTCAAATGACTACAGCACAGAGGCATGTCTGGCTGGGAGAAAAGACCTACAGATGAGTTATCTTACAATCTCACTGTTCAGTCTTCAGTCCTATAGTTCGCTATAATATCTACACGCATTTAGCTAATCCATTTATGCCACTATAATGCTCTTGTGTTCTTATGTGTTCCAGGTGGTACGACAAATGCAAAATGTTTGCTAAAAAGTACTGCAGCAGTTCATGGACTGAGATAAGGATTGGATTAAGAAATGTATTGTGATTTCATGGAAATCACTGTGTAGGAAATTGATGGGGTTCCTTGGGTTATTattggtaacacacacacactattcctttaaaactccCGCAATATGGGATTGCAAGATTTATTCTCGTACCTGTGTTCCTCAGAAACTTGCCACCATAGTCTTTGATGACTCTGGTGTTGGGATCATAAAAGCCATCACCGCAGTCATAGCAACCATCAGGGATGGCCCGTGGGGGGTCTCGATCAGTTAACTGGGATTCTCCTATTCAAGAAATGACACTTGATTTTCATTCTGACATTTTTAGAGAATCGTTATGTTGCTAACCTATAAATTACCAAAGACCATACCTGCTGGTTTCAAGCCATTACACCTCTCAGAGTAGAACCGCCTGTCATTGCCATCACAGTAATCCCAGTCAGTCTCTCTATATTCTAGGCCATCAGAAAATGTGTACTTTCCCTATGTGCAACAACAAATATTTAGTCCACATGTCTGAACTACCTTTCAAGCTTCACTGAAAATTTCTTTTGTTTGACACTTTCTCCTGCATTGATTTTGCTTTGGGGTGTAGCATTATAGTAACTTATTACATGGGTCTAATAaatatttgattctgattggtcagtcatTCAACTGCTAAACTTAACGATTGTGTAGGCGACCAATTTCTGACATAACTGTGCTTGTGACCCTATACTCTCTTTTTTCTTACACATTACAATAATTTCACCTTAAAACAGTATTTTATCtccattaatatatttaattggtAAATATCAATGTAATAAGTGAGATAAGCACATGAAgccggtcattatcacaaaataaacccctccAAGGTGatactgttaggaattccttgtcttgtttcactgttgccctctgtctgccatttttgtcacctttgcattccatagttttcacttttgtcccttgtttagctccactgtctcacttgtcattgtttagaactacacttcccagaatccacctgccatcatcactgccattttgttcattgttttcacctgtgtctcattctgtcatcactcactgtgtatttaagccctgctttttgttcactccttgtcatttgttgaatgttgttgttagccaggtatgtgttccctgcctgtggtttctagttttatgtttatttccccattgagggttttcctttgtgaattttcttgcttgtttacttaataaagttgaactgcgattggatccgcatctcctcgtctgcttcgctgcctccattcgtaacagataCGACACCAGCACAAACTGTCTTTTTATCTGACAGTACTTTATCCTGTATGTCTATGTTTCTTTTATACCAGGTACATGAGGATGAAATCATGCCCAACTAACAGGATTCCCCATTTTTTAAGGGAcaattttaaagaacattttatttgccCAACGGGTGTActatttaaaggattagttcacccaaaaattaaaattcagtcacTGTTTACTCAACTCTGTGTTGTTATAtccccatattactttctttatttttcttaacacaaagggaaattgtaaaaaaaaaataatattgtgctcaatgatgtcatacactgtcagtttatggtgaccacctcttcatgTTTAAAAGAgcacaaaaatataattcagaagtctaaaaattattccatgagactcatgattgacATTTTTGCGtcaactatacctttaagcaaAAATAAACGAGAGGTCATTATGTATATTCGTTAGAGCAAACAGATGACAACAGATGAGCAGACAATGTGCGGTACAGGGCTTCATTCATGACCGTTGCCATTGTTTCACATTCTGTTGTCATTGACTGTGACAAAAATACATGAATTTGTGTATTAGACACCTATTCCTAGTCCAgatcattaccatgtttttgtacatttaacAAAAACAACATGTTAGCCACACAGTCAAACAGTTTTATTATGcttaattattttccaggacatgtaGGAATTTTTCTCATTTTACAAGAATGTTCCATGATtgaaaaactgcattgcaaaattgcAGATATTCCAGGATGTGTGGGAACTCTGAAATTAGTGGCATTATGCTAAGTCATTGTCATTGGACAGCCATGCCTGCAGTTTTAACATCATAAAATGTTTAAAGACCTGTTTGGATATTCCTTTCTCCCAAGTTCCCTCATATTTGCTTCCAGTGGGAAAGTGTAGCACTCCTTTTCCATGGAACATGCCGTCTTTCATCTCTCCGACATATCTGGTCTGAGTGGGAAATGTGTACTCTCCCATTCCCTCCATCCTTTGAAGACCAACATAATATAAGATAAATTAAGAAGAAATAAGATTAAAAAGCAAACGGTCTTACCTCCCTGCACAATATAgtctttttttccttcttttggcTACAAATCATATACACTTACATACAAGATGAAAAACAGGATtgggcaaaattcagaattcaagAATTAAGCTCCCTTTTAGTCCAATACAAGTGATGCATAAcattaataattacataattaattttaaataaatatacctTTTTAATGTGTAAATTTTTTCCCACAACTGATATATTATAGGCGTATTAACTATTAACACAGCCATCAAAATGTTGCCATACAGTACCACAAAATGTCCACCacatatatgtataataataaatatttacataaaaatttgGAAAATTGTGTACTAATAATAAACGtgtatcagatttttttttagtcTCTGTAAAGTGAAGCTTTTTCTGTTAACAGCAGTTGATGAATTAATTTGACTTGAATTCCAGTTTTATTCTAAAATTCTGCATCCTGCAACCTCAATTCAGGAACATTACTggaatttaaaaggcattctcaattcaattctgaatggtgcacaaccctgaaaatacatttgtattaacTACAGTAAAACATATTGCAAGTATAGTGGTTATACATAATAATAAGTAGATTCAAATGATAAAACATGTCAATGTCATTACAGTAATTTGATTTACCTGCTATTCTTGTAGTCTCCATTATAACTGCTACCCATAAACTCCATGTTAATCAACATTGAAGCAACAGCAAAACgctgtttccatggaaacacaaCAGAGAAGTTTGCAGGTTGTTTAGATCCAAGATGGTGTAAAAGATTCGCCAGTTTCCACACATATGGCGTCATCGAAAGGCGCCCGAAAGTCACCGCGCATACTCAGTAAACTGCCCTTCTCCGTCCGGCCTCGTCCTGCTGTCGACGGGGACCTTGAGTTGTTTTGTGGTGTGAACTGTCAAACTCATTTTGGTTAGTTTTTGTGCATTAAAAGTAACACCATGCCCGGTGTGGTTGAGGTTCCGACTTCGCATGAGCTGAACGTCGAAGAGGTACGTatgaaaatgtggaaaaaataacCAAGCGCGAGTCTGAAGCTGCTGGAGTCACGACTGCTAGCCAGTACAgttcatttaaacattaaatgtgtAGGACTAGCATTGCGTTGTATGCAGGttacttaacccttgtgcgtccattttaaaatgttactcaGTGGTCATCAGAGGACAAAAATATCTGCGTCAAAAAaatctgccataataatattatatattcatatttccaGTTTCAATGAGTTAATTATTTTAACCAACATcaatcctgatcataactaccaaatattcattcattttcaggattttaaccctttaaatgccactgctgtttttacacacacacacacacacacacacacacacacacacacacacacacacttcttaatacactCATACAAAACTCAAtttgacatccataccaacacaccacTCAATTTATTAAGTTGGCCtgtagtgctctataatacagctaAAAGAAAATATGGAAAAGTATGTATCTCCTCCATAGACTAAACTTGAGAAAAATGGTACCATcgtgtggaaaatataaaaaatttacattttgaaaccagggctctggaatgaaagcataatataatataatccatgctttaatggcactggtatcaaatattgctgttttaatATGCTCCGATGGGGACATTtatgtcctgaaggtcctgagtgtaactaatttgtgtacacagtgtattataaaaagtattataggaactgaggttgaaatatcaaaatcccccccaaaaatacaaacatttggcaaaatttatgctgttggcattaacagccaaaatgattgaaaaagacaaaaatgttccgaaggtcgcacaagggttaagctTGAGAAAGTCAGTAGCGATTTGAAAGCATTGGGAAACTGGTTTGTGAACTGTGCTTGGCTTGTTTTTAGCTAATAGCTGACTGTCCTTTATAATATGTTGACATTTACTAGAACTAACATTCTCACATTTTGTCTGAGCAGTTTTATTATTGAGCCACATTAGAGTATTGGGTGAAATGTCATGCACTGCATGCAGATTCATTTAAATTTCTTGGCAATAACTTATGCGATGAAGAAACTgcagataacttttttttttaatatgtagccatgatttatttaatttaatagatgtATTTCTCACAAGGGTAAATAGGTTAATGCATTCAATTAAAGGTAATTCATGTTTcttctacagttgaagtcagaagcttacatacacttaggttgaagtcattaaaaaatttttttaagcactccacatatttaatattagcaaactatagtgtTTGGCAAGTCTTCTAGGACAacttgtgcatgacacaagttatttttccaacaattgtttatagactttacagattgtttcacttttaattgactatatcacgattccagtgggtcagaagttcacatacactaagttaactgactttaaaaataattgtCAAACCTCCACAGGTCTGGTTCTTCCTTGGGAGtaatttctaaatgcctgaaggtaccacgttcatctgtacaaacaagtacgcaagtataaacaccatgggacaacgcagccatcatacagctcaggaaagagatgcattctgtctcctagagattaatgtaatttggtgcgaaaagtgcaaatcaatcccagaaaaacagcaaaggaccaggtagacaaatatctatatccacagtaaaacgagtcctatattgacgtAACCTgaaagtagacaagtatctatatccacagtaaaattagtcctatatcgaaataacctgaaaggctgctcagcaaggaagaagccactgctccaaaaccaccataaaaagccagactacagattgcaagtgcacatggggacaaagatctgctttttggagaaatttcctctggtctgatgaaacaaaaatgtaactgtttggctataatgaccatcGGTATAGTTGGAGGAAAAAATtgaagcttgcaagccgaagaacaccatcccaaccgtgaagcatgggggtagcagcatcatgttgtgggggtgctttgctgtaggaaaactggtgcacttcacaaaatagatggtatcatgaggaaggaatattatttggatatattgaagcaacatctcaagacatcagccaggaagttaaaggtctgtcacaaatgggtcttccaaatggacaatgacccaagcaTTCCTCcacagttgtggcaaaatggcttaaggacaacaaagtcaaggtattggagtggccatcacaaagccctgacctcaatctgatagaacatttgttgtcagaaatgaaaaagcatgtgtgagcaaggaggcctacagagctaactcagttacaccagttctgtctggaggaatgggacaaaattccagcaacttattgtaagaagcttgtggaaggctacccaaaacttttgacccaaattaaacaatttaaaggaaatgttaccaaatactaacaaagtgtatgtaaacttctgacccactgagaatgtgatgaaatgaataaaagctgaaataaacaattattgctactatttttctgacattacatattcttaaaataaagtagtgatcctaactgacctaagacagggaatgttttctatgattaaatgtcaggaattgtgaaaaactgagtttaaatgtatttggctaaggtgtatgtaaacgtcttgacttcaactgtatatgtgcTTTCTGTATGATTATAACAGTGCTGTCACACTGTGTCTGTGCAGGTTAATGTATCATCTGCTGTACTGAAGGCTGCTGCTCATCATTATGGCTCTCAGTGTGACAAGGCCAACAAAGAGTTCATGCTGTGCCGCTGGGAGGAGAAGGACCCTAGAAAGTGTCTGAATGAAGGGAGAAAAGTTAATGAATGTGCAGTTAACTTCTTCAGGTACTGTGAAAAAACGATCTGTGCTGTGACAGCAGTGGTTGTAACTTAACAAATAAAAGACACAAAATGCTTGAAATGAACATTTATAGTATCTTATTTACTCTAATGTGCAGCTAccttgttaacattattttcattttgtcacGTAACTGCAGTGTGACAGGTGTCTGTCAGTAATGCATACAAGGAGCAAGTGTAATGACAGTTGAGATGTGAAAACTTGCACTTGCCATAGGGACCAACTATTTtatgcacaatttaaatatatgcatTGAACAGAATAACAAAAGATATCAAGGTAAATATAAAAACGAAAAGCCAGAAAGTTCCTCCCATCTGTTCTTAAACCGAAGTTACACACTAACCTAATGGTGTTATGCTAAAATACTGTTGTTCTGCAGGCAGATAAAAGGAAACTGTGCTGAGTCCTTCACAGAGTACTGGACCTGTCTGGACTACTCTAACCTGGCTGAGCTGCGTCACTGTCGCAAACAGCAGAAAGAGTTTGATAACTGCGTGCTGGAGAAACTGGGCTGGGAAAGGCCTGCATTAGGAGACCTGTCCAAAGTGGGTCAACCTAttttaataacatattttttcCACTAGATTTAATTGATGTTGGAAGGAAGTTTTCATTCATTGACCCTCTCCCACAGGTGACCAAGGTGGCGACAACTCGGCCCCTGCCTGAAAACCCCTACCATTCAAGACCAAGACCTGAGCCCAACACTCCCATAGAGGCTGAGCTCCAGCCATCCAAGCATGGCAGCCGCATGTTCTTCTGGAACTGGTGAAGAGGGCCAATCACTGTCCTCTGAACATCATATCCACCGCCTCCTTCCTCCAAACTACCACCAGACCGAACTGGAGAGTACCAGATACAGCATGCCAGTGGTAGCACTGTTATCCTAACATTATGTGTAAAAATGTCAATACATTTTGTTCACTCAATACATATTATTGAATTAAAAGGAATTAATTTAAACTTTGACTGCAGGTTGCATTTTTTGGTTGGAAAGTTGGAAGGTAGGGTGAATTGGGGTTAGATGGGATAATGACTTTCATAACTTTCAGTTCAATTAACGGTGCAGACAGGACACCATACTAAACTACTCTTGACAGTGTTTTTTGGGCAACCACTCAGTGTAACCGCTATTAAATCAGCAGCGCAAAatatacagcgtgaccagtgtagtccgataccCAAACAAATGACTAATATTtgacggttcttttgaatctacagcgcgaaaCATACAACACGACCAGTGTAGCCTGATCTACACAAATTTACAGTGTGaaacacagcgtgaccagtgtagtctgattctcaaacaaatgactcttatgagccagttctttttaaaTAGActacacagcacaaccagtgtagtctgatttccgaACAAAGAACACTCATGATCTGGTTCTTTTCAATCTACAGCGCAATAGACTACACACCGCGTCTAGTGTAGcacgattcccaaacaaatgacttgtATGAGGCAGTCCTTTTGAATCTTCAGTGAAAAACAACATACAACACAACCCgtgtagtccgattccccaaTAAATTACTATGtgcagttcttttgaatctacagcacgaaataCACAGTGCAACCAGCGTAGTCCGATTTCCGATTAAATTACTGTCATGAGTTTCTATTGAATCTTCAGCGTAATACATACAGCATGCACATTATAGACCGATTTTTGAACAATTGACTCATATGaggcagttcttttgaatctactgcatgAAACATAAAACGTGACTAGTGTAGaccgattcatgaacaaattattCTAATGAGCCGActcttgaatctacagcacgaccagtgtagcaCGATTCCTGAATAAATTACATGTTTGAGGCGTTACTTTTGAATCTTCAgtgaaaacatacaaaaacaaccagt
This genomic window contains:
- the morn5 gene encoding MORN repeat-containing protein 5, whose amino-acid sequence is MLINMEFMGSSYNGDYKNSRMEGMGEYTFPTQTRYVGEMKDGMFHGKGVLHFPTGSKYEGTWEKGISKQGKYTFSDGLEYRETDWDYCDGNDRRFYSERCNGLKPAGESQLTDRDPPRAIPDGCYDCGDGFYDPNTRVIKDYGGKFLRNTDDQEHEWIVRTCRKSWDEFIGHYPRTSTL
- the ndufa8 gene encoding NADH dehydrogenase [ubiquinone] 1 alpha subcomplex subunit 8, which translates into the protein MPGVVEVPTSHELNVEEVNVSSAVLKAAAHHYGSQCDKANKEFMLCRWEEKDPRKCLNEGRKVNECAVNFFRQIKGNCAESFTEYWTCLDYSNLAELRHCRKQQKEFDNCVLEKLGWERPALGDLSKVTKVATTRPLPENPYHSRPRPEPNTPIEAELQPSKHGSRMFFWNW